In a genomic window of Thermincola ferriacetica:
- a CDS encoding TIGR04190 family B12-binding domain/radical SAM domain protein, with protein sequence MFKKDVVFLHAPSVYDFRKDTIMFGPISDVVPSSATFEMYPVGITSIADALEQAGFNVQIINLAYQMLRDPKYDVEKVISRLNPRMFAIDLHWLPHAHGSIEVAKIVKKYHPHTPVVFGGLSASYYHEELINYPWVDFVLRGDSTEEPMKQLVLAIRRGMPVNDIPNLTWKTPDGKVRVNPLTHVPDNMDYVSIPSYSYCVRSVFKYANLHNTVPYLKWLNYPITALLTSRGCTQNCSICGGSQAAYKKICNREKPAYRSPKTMVEDILFLQKLGRAPIFILNDFRMAGPAHTEEFLKLLKEADIKNELVFELFFPGDDNFFAKLADAVPKFSLEITLESHLERIRRFNGKFAVPNEVFENTVASAFKYGCRKIDIFFMTGIPKQSYHDAISCVDYCRELLDKFNADKRLCFFVAPLAPFLDPGCLAFENPEKYGYRQFYKTLEEHRQGLTMPSWKYILSYETDSMTRDEIVEATYEAALRLNELKKEYNLIEEQLYRQIDYRIRTARDIIREIDQIMTLSDEKEKKLKLNEIRVKVAQVNKGSLCGEDELTWPITERFASFFSLFKVLVSLFFKEWALFFNRIGFELKERSYSRNQRMAMASNSKNDAAL encoded by the coding sequence ATGTTTAAAAAAGATGTTGTGTTTTTACACGCTCCCAGTGTATATGACTTTAGAAAAGATACCATTATGTTCGGTCCTATCAGCGATGTTGTACCGTCTTCCGCCACCTTTGAAATGTATCCCGTAGGTATTACCAGTATAGCCGATGCTCTCGAACAGGCCGGTTTTAACGTACAGATTATAAACCTGGCCTATCAAATGCTGCGCGACCCCAAATATGATGTAGAAAAAGTTATATCCCGGCTGAACCCAAGAATGTTTGCCATCGATCTGCATTGGCTTCCCCATGCACACGGCAGTATAGAAGTGGCTAAAATAGTAAAAAAATATCACCCGCACACTCCCGTTGTTTTTGGAGGTTTATCTGCTTCATACTATCACGAAGAACTTATAAATTACCCATGGGTGGATTTTGTATTGCGGGGAGATTCTACCGAAGAACCGATGAAGCAATTAGTTTTGGCTATCCGCAGGGGCATGCCGGTCAATGATATTCCCAACCTTACATGGAAAACGCCCGATGGCAAGGTCAGGGTAAACCCGCTTACACACGTTCCGGATAACATGGATTATGTTTCCATTCCCAGCTATAGTTACTGTGTCCGCTCGGTATTTAAATATGCTAACTTGCATAATACTGTTCCTTACTTAAAGTGGCTTAATTACCCGATTACAGCTCTGTTAACATCGCGTGGCTGTACTCAAAATTGTTCTATTTGCGGTGGCTCACAGGCAGCGTACAAGAAGATTTGTAACCGGGAAAAACCAGCCTACCGCTCCCCCAAGACCATGGTGGAAGACATACTATTTTTACAAAAACTCGGCCGGGCCCCAATTTTTATTTTGAACGATTTCCGCATGGCCGGGCCGGCTCACACTGAGGAATTTTTGAAACTCCTTAAAGAAGCCGATATTAAAAACGAACTGGTCTTCGAACTGTTTTTCCCGGGGGACGATAATTTCTTTGCTAAATTAGCCGATGCTGTCCCCAAGTTTAGTCTGGAAATCACCTTGGAATCACATCTTGAACGTATCCGCAGATTTAACGGCAAGTTTGCTGTACCAAATGAAGTTTTTGAGAATACCGTCGCCTCTGCTTTTAAATACGGCTGCCGAAAAATAGACATCTTTTTTATGACCGGAATTCCTAAACAATCTTATCACGACGCTATATCATGTGTAGATTATTGCCGGGAGCTTCTGGACAAGTTTAACGCTGATAAACGTCTCTGTTTCTTTGTAGCGCCATTGGCCCCGTTCCTCGACCCCGGCTGTCTGGCTTTTGAAAACCCGGAAAAATACGGCTACCGGCAGTTTTATAAAACCCTTGAAGAACATCGTCAGGGTTTAACCATGCCCAGTTGGAAATATATTCTCAGTTATGAAACGGATAGTATGACAAGGGATGAAATTGTGGAAGCCACTTACGAAGCTGCCCTGCGGCTCAATGAATTAAAGAAAGAATATAACTTGATAGAAGAACAGCTTTACCGGCAAATCGATTACCGAATCAGAACGGCGCGGGATATAATAAGGGAAATCGACCAAATCATGACCCTGTCTGATGAAAAAGAAAAAAAGTTAAAACTTAATGAAATTAGGGTAAAAGTTGCTCAGGTAAATAAAGGCTCGCTTTGCGGTGAAGATGAATTAACCTGGCCAATCACTGAACGGTTTGCTAGTTTCTTTTCTTTATTTAAAGTTTTAGTAAGTCTTTTCTTTAAGGAATGGGCATTATTCTTCAATCGTATCGGATTTGAATTGAAGGAACGGAGTTACAGTAGAAATCAAAGAATGGCGATGGCATCTAACAGTAAAAACGACGCGGCACTATGA